The bacterium genome has a segment encoding these proteins:
- a CDS encoding acylphosphatase has protein sequence MVAGPAAGGVTGDGAIRRRLRVDGIVQGVGFRPFVYNLAHGLGLAGEVSNTSAGVVIAVQGPATVLDEFARRLMAEAPPLARITSLQAETVPPDPTAADFVIVASADTPGTSTLIPPDVATCADCLREIRD, from the coding sequence CTGGTTGCGGGACCGGCGGCCGGGGGCGTGACCGGCGACGGAGCGATCCGGCGGCGCCTGCGCGTCGACGGCATCGTGCAGGGCGTCGGGTTCCGTCCCTTCGTCTACAACCTCGCGCACGGCCTCGGCCTGGCCGGCGAGGTCAGCAACACCAGCGCCGGCGTGGTGATCGCGGTGCAGGGACCGGCGACCGTCCTCGACGAGTTCGCCCGCCGGCTCATGGCCGAAGCGCCGCCCCTGGCCCGGATCACGTCGCTGCAGGCCGAGACCGTCCCCCCCGATCCCACCGCGGCCGACTTCGTCATCGTGGCCTCGGCGGACACGCCGGGCACCAGCACCCTGATCCCGCCCGACGTGGCCACGTGCGCCGACTGCCTGCGCGAGATCCGCGACC